The stretch of DNA GCTTAGCGGCTTTTTTTTCGTTCAGCTTATGCCAATTATTAGCGCGTACGCGCCAAATCCGAGCACGACAGCCCACTCAAGCCGCATTGCGCAGCCGCTCCTGCCAACGGTCCTGCACCTCCTGAAGCCGAATCCAACTGCCCACCGATCTGCCGACGACTTTAGAAAGACGCTCAGCCATTGCGGACGTGATGCGGGTCTGGGCATTTAAAAGTCGATTGACCGTGGAGGCGGATACGCCTAATTGTTCTGCAAACTGGCGTCCACTTACTTTATTAGGTTCCAAATACCGTAATTTAATAAATTCTCCAGGTGGCATGGGGTTGTACATTTCCATTAGTGATAATCCTCGTAGTCGATAACAACAGCATTTCCTTGGTCGAATTCAAATGTTAGCCGCCAGTTTGCATTGACTTTAACAGACCGGCGTGGAATTTTAGTTTTGATAAAAGATGCAAGTGGAAACCAGATTCATTCATCTCTTCACTTTGCTTGGCAGAATCCAGTGCTGTTAGTAAATATTGCAGCCGCGCTGCGTGATGCGGCTGTATTCCCGCGAGCGAACCGGTCTCATAAAACTGGCGTCACCCCTTGGGCCGGAATGAGGCGATCATGATCAATATAGACCCGCGTGGTTAACACAACAAGCTGGGCCATTTAAACATTCCGCCACCACAGTCGTTCAGCGACAGATCATGTAATCGCGGTATCATGGGACCAACTATTTAGGCCTTCCCATGAATACTCCAGACCCCTCCCAAGTCGCCGAGCGCCTGGCGCTGTTGCGGGCGGCGATGCGTCAGGCGCATATCGATGCGCTGATGATCCCGTCAGCCGATCCGCACCTGTCCGAATACCTGCCCGAGCGCTGGCAGGGGCGCGAATGGGCGTCCGGATTTACCGGCTCGGTCGGCACCTTGATCATTACGCCGGAGTTCGCCGGCCTGTGGACCGACGCCCGCTACTGGACCCAGGCCGAACAACAACTGGCCGAAACCGGCATCCAGCTGATGAAGCTGACTTCCGGCGCCAGCGTGCAATATGTTGACTGGCTGGCAAGTCACCTGAAATCCGGCCAGACGCTGGCGGTTGACGGCGCCGTGCTCGGCCTGGCCATCGCCCGTCTGCT from Duganella dendranthematis encodes:
- a CDS encoding HigA family addiction module antitoxin yields the protein MEMYNPMPPGEFIKLRYLEPNKVSGRQFAEQLGVSASTVNRLLNAQTRITSAMAERLSKVVGRSVGSWIRLQEVQDRWQERLRNAA